In Dermacentor variabilis isolate Ectoservices chromosome 11, ASM5094787v1, whole genome shotgun sequence, one genomic interval encodes:
- the LOC142564366 gene encoding transmembrane protein 229B-like: MAATSGGPLETKRCLRLSLAWRLYLYALHGYFIEVTFTAVWDLLVYGSLELRGFSSVWSLAIYSISCIAMEKINSLMQRRWLLARALAHTCWIYAWEFTTGSVLRSMGSCPWDYRDFRYNIYGLVTLEYAPLWFLCGLLFELLLVPNMNRLVWMCEQAESVVDVRDGFAAAAARNGYIAWKRE, encoded by the coding sequence ATGGCGGCCACCAGCGGCGGGCCTCTGGAGACAAAGCGCTGCCTTCGGTTGTCCCTTGCCTGGCGGCTGTACCTGTACGCACTTCATGGCTACTTCATCGAGGTCACCTTCACCGCCGTCTGGGATCTGCTGGTGTACGGAAGCCTCGAGCTGCGCGGCTTCAGCAGTGTCTGGAGCCTTGCCATCTACTCCATTTCCTGCATCGCCATGGAGAAGATCAACAGCTTAATGCAAAGGCGGTGGCTTCTCGCTAGAGCGCTGGCTCACACTTGCTGGATTTACGCCTGGGAGTTCACTACGGGCTCTGTGCTGAGGTCTATGGGGTCTTGTCCCTGGGACTACCGGGACTTCCGGTACAACATTTACGGTTTGGTGACACTTGAGTACGCGCCACTTTGGTTCTTGTGCGGACTGCTCTTCGAACTGCTCCTTGTGCCCAACATGAACAGGCTGGTGTGGATGTGCGAACAGGCCGAATCTGTAGTGGACGTGAGGGACGGCTTTGCCGCAGCCGCAGCGAGGAACGGATACATCGCGTGGAAGAGAGAGTAG